A region from the Onychostoma macrolepis isolate SWU-2019 chromosome 18, ASM1243209v1, whole genome shotgun sequence genome encodes:
- the mgat4c gene encoding alpha-1,3-mannosyl-glycoprotein 4-beta-N-acetylglucosaminyltransferase C produces MRLVLKYLDKMRCFRKRSTIPFLVALITFLLFINLYIEDGYVLEEDKRQLRETSMHPLNSERYVHTFKDITNFSGTINVTYRYLAGTPLPRKKYLTIGLSSVKRKRGNYLLETIKSIFDQSSYEELKEIVVVVHLADFDLAWCESLVQEISRKFGHHIIAGRLLVIHAPEEYYPSLDGLKRNYNDPEDRVRFRSKQNVDYAFLLNFCTNLSDFYMMLEDDVRCSRNFLTALKKVVASREGSYWVMLEFSKLGYIGKLYHSRDLPRLAHFLLMFYQEMPCDWLLIHFRGLLAQKDAIRFKPSLFQHMGYYSSYKGAENKLKDDDFEEDSLDIPDNPPASLYTNINVFESYDAAKAYSSVDEYFWGKAPSTGDFYVIVFNKATKISKIKIITGTDDRQNDILHHGALEVGEKLVGTKKGRQCSSYITLGEFKNGNIEVHDVDHKIAFDIECVRIVVTASQKEWLIIRSISLWTTQGASQ; encoded by the exons ATGAGACTGGTGTTGAAGTACCTGGACAAGATGAGGTGTTTCCGGAAACGTTCCACCATTCCTTTTCTGGTGGCTCTCATTACCTTCCTGCTCTTCATAAACCTCTACATCGAGGATGGCTATGTGCTG GAGGAAGACAAACGTCAGTTACGAGAAACCTCAATGCATCCGCTGAACTCAGAGCGATATGTTCATACCTTTAAAGATATCACCAATTTCTCTGGAACGATCAATGTGACTTATCGGTACCTCGCTGGAACACCTTTACCTCGAAAGA AGTATCTCACCATTGGATTGTCATCTGTGAAAAGAAAACGAGGAAACTACCTGCTGGAAACCATCAAGTCCATTTTTGATCAATCAAGCTACGAGGAGCTCAAAGAGATCGTTGTGGTTGTCCACTTGGCAGACTTTGACCTGGCATGGTGCGAGAGCCTAGTTCAGGAAATCTCAAGGAAGTTTGGCCACCATATCATTGCAGGACGGCTGCTAGTTATCCATGCACCTGAGGAGTACTACCCATCCCTGGATGGGCTGAAGAGAAATTACAATGATCCAGAGGACAGAGTACGCTTCCGCTCCAAACAGAATGTAGATTACGCGTTCCTTCTCAACTTCTGCACCAACCTGTCAGACTTCTACATGATGTTGGAGGATGATGTGCGCTGTTCTCGAAACTTCCTCACCGCCCTGAAGAAAGTGGTGGCATCTAGGGAGGGATCATATTGGGTGATGCTGGAATTCTCCAAACTGGGCTACATAGGGAAGCTGTACCACTCGCGAGACCTTCCCAGACTTGCCCATTTCCTGCTCATGTTCTATCAGGAGATGCCTTGTGATTGGCTTCTTATCCATTTCCGAGGCCTACTGGCCCAGAAGGATGCGATTCGCTTCAAGCCTTCCCTTTTCCAACACATGGGCTACTATTCCTCCTATAAGGGGGCAGAAAACAAACTTAAGGATGATGACTTTGAGGAAGACTCCCTTGATATCCCAGACAACCCACCTGCCAGTTTGTATacaaacataaatgtatttgaGAGCTATGATGCTGCCAAAGCTTACAGTAGCGTGGATGAGTACTTTTGGGGCAAGGCTCCATCCACTGGGGACTTTTATGTAATAGTGTTCAACAAGGCAACAAAAATCAGCAAAATCAAGATCATCACGGGAACGGATGATCGGCAGAATGATATTTTGCATCACGGAGCTCTGGAAGTGGGGGAGAAATTAGTAGGAACCAAAAAGGGAAGGCAGTGCTCCTCCTATATAACTTTAGGGGAGTTTAAAAACGGAAACATTGAGGTTCATGATGTGGACCACAAGATAGCGTTTGATATTGAGTGTGTTCGCATTGTGGTAACGGCAAGTCAGAAAGAATGGCTTATCATTAGAAGCATAAGCCTCTGGACTACACAAGGTGCCAGTCAATGA